Proteins encoded together in one Lachnospiraceae bacterium JLR.KK008 window:
- a CDS encoding ferritin-like domain-containing protein, which translates to MEEKGRPAVNKFVNTCSFAGVKPIMVDLPYPSIQVCGPNQTFANLLSVDYCGAVSELSAITQYINNENRMSCEKCPLVKTILGIAMAEMMHLQKLGELIYLLGGTIDYTAIECDGRRRMWTPKYITIPEDIRKMLLADIDAEKAAISQYQMHMKMINDQYVNAVLARIIKDEEYHIMLLQTLLKEG; encoded by the coding sequence ATGGAAGAAAAAGGAAGACCTGCCGTCAACAAATTCGTCAATACATGCAGTTTTGCAGGCGTGAAGCCGATCATGGTGGATCTGCCTTATCCGTCGATTCAGGTATGTGGACCGAATCAAACGTTTGCCAATCTGCTCAGCGTCGACTACTGCGGCGCAGTGTCGGAACTGTCTGCAATCACTCAATATATCAACAATGAAAACCGCATGTCCTGTGAGAAATGTCCGCTGGTGAAGACGATACTGGGAATTGCCATGGCAGAGATGATGCACTTGCAAAAATTAGGGGAACTGATTTATCTGCTCGGAGGTACGATCGACTATACGGCGATCGAATGCGATGGCAGACGCAGAATGTGGACACCGAAATATATTACGATACCGGAAGACATCAGAAAAATGCTGCTGGCCGACATAGATGCCGAGAAAGCGGCGATCAGCCAGTATCAGATGCACATGAAAATGATCAACGACCAATATGTGAACGCAGTGTTGGCAAGAATTATCAAAGATGAAGAGTATCATATCATGCTGCTACAGACATTACTCAAAGAAGGATAA
- a CDS encoding QueT transporter family protein, translated as MKSKNVLFLTRAAMIAALYVVLTFIANAFGLASGAIQVRLSEMLAIFPAFTSAAVPGLAIGCLLSNLLTGCCILDIIMGSLATLIGALGARILRRHPFLIPLPTIVANALIVPYVLTSPYGYGLTDAWWYLVITVGAGEIISCGILGMILFFAIRKYASHIFS; from the coding sequence ATGAAAAGTAAAAACGTATTGTTCCTCACACGGGCAGCTATGATCGCTGCTCTCTATGTGGTGCTGACATTTATCGCCAATGCCTTTGGCCTGGCCTCCGGCGCCATTCAGGTGCGTCTCTCAGAGATGCTCGCTATTTTCCCCGCATTTACTTCTGCCGCAGTTCCCGGCCTTGCCATCGGTTGCCTTCTGAGCAATCTGCTGACCGGATGTTGTATTCTTGACATCATCATGGGAAGTCTGGCAACTCTTATCGGTGCTCTGGGCGCCCGTATTCTGCGCAGGCACCCTTTTTTGATTCCCCTGCCGACAATCGTAGCCAACGCTCTGATCGTGCCCTATGTGCTGACCTCTCCGTATGGCTATGGACTGACCGATGCCTGGTGGTATTTGGTAATTACCGTTGGCGCAGGCGAGATTATTTCCTGTGGGATTCTCGGAATGATTCTCTTTTTTGCTATCCGCAAATATGCAAGTCACATCTTTAGTTAA
- a CDS encoding SAM-dependent methyltransferase — protein MERLRSLIEQSVRDGLYQIVLSNPRTKGGTQKVKIRPVMLKEQLCFQESRFEGTKVYHTNKKETELISGVIELAQSDFRQLEIRTRGWQATALIGKKGNLTIRKKRMEATLDPVLIHNRKKNYILEENTPVAFLQDLGVQSTEGKIIKSKFDKFRQINRFLEYIADILPYLPKERTVRIVDFGCGKSYLTFAMYYYLHVLKQYDVEIIGLDLKQDIISRCRQLSEKYGYDGLHFYQGDIQSYQGKEQIDMVVTLHACDTATDHALNQAVKWNARVILSVPCCQHELNGQIRCGELDSLFSYGLIRERTAALFTDALRGELMEAQGYDTQILEFIDMEHTPKNIMLRCIRRSRGDDNETERKYRRRKRAQIGELMEFLHVQPTLAELLQKY, from the coding sequence ATGGAACGGCTGAGAAGTTTAATAGAACAGAGTGTGCGGGATGGTCTGTATCAGATCGTACTCAGCAATCCCCGGACAAAGGGCGGAACACAGAAAGTAAAAATACGCCCTGTCATGTTGAAAGAGCAGCTCTGTTTTCAGGAGAGTCGTTTTGAAGGAACGAAAGTATATCATACCAACAAAAAGGAAACAGAATTAATATCTGGCGTTATTGAATTGGCACAGAGCGATTTCCGGCAACTGGAAATCCGCACGAGAGGCTGGCAGGCTACGGCGCTGATCGGCAAAAAAGGCAATCTGACAATCAGAAAGAAACGTATGGAAGCTACACTCGATCCAGTGCTCATTCATAACAGAAAGAAAAATTATATCTTAGAGGAAAACACGCCGGTAGCCTTTCTCCAGGATTTGGGTGTACAGAGTACAGAAGGGAAAATAATTAAAAGTAAATTTGATAAATTTAGACAAATTAACCGCTTTTTAGAGTACATTGCGGATATTTTGCCATATCTGCCAAAAGAACGGACTGTGCGCATCGTAGATTTTGGTTGTGGAAAGTCTTATCTGACATTTGCCATGTATTATTATCTGCATGTTTTAAAACAATATGATGTGGAGATTATTGGCCTTGACTTAAAACAGGATATAATTTCTAGGTGTCGTCAGTTGAGTGAAAAATATGGTTACGATGGACTTCATTTTTATCAGGGTGACATTCAGAGTTATCAGGGGAAGGAGCAGATAGACATGGTAGTGACATTACATGCCTGTGACACTGCCACGGATCATGCCCTGAATCAGGCGGTAAAGTGGAACGCCCGTGTGATTTTGTCAGTACCCTGTTGTCAGCATGAACTGAATGGACAAATCCGGTGTGGCGAATTGGATAGTCTGTTTTCTTATGGACTGATCAGAGAGCGGACGGCGGCGCTGTTTACGGACGCTCTGCGCGGAGAGCTTATGGAGGCGCAGGGATATGATACACAGATACTGGAATTTATTGATATGGAACATACGCCTAAAAATATTATGCTCCGCTGCATCAGACGCAGCCGGGGAGATGACAACGAAACGGAACGAAAGTATCGCCGCCGCAAAAGGGCACAGATTGGAGAACTGATGGAATTTCTTCATGTGCAGCCCACATTGGCAGAACTTTTACAGAAGTATTGA
- the atpC gene encoding ATP synthase F1 subunit epsilon, which yields MAEGNKFLLKIITPDRVFYEGEASMVEFNTTEGEIGIYKEHVPTTVIVAPGILTITEESDKKEAALHAGFAEILQDKVTIMAEIVEWPSEIDVERAEEARHRAEERLNSKTPETDVMRAETALQRAIARINVVK from the coding sequence ATGGCAGAAGGAAATAAATTTCTATTAAAGATCATAACTCCGGACAGAGTCTTTTATGAAGGGGAAGCCTCGATGGTGGAATTTAATACGACCGAAGGCGAGATTGGTATCTACAAAGAGCATGTACCGACGACAGTTATTGTAGCCCCTGGTATTCTGACAATTACGGAGGAAAGTGATAAGAAAGAGGCAGCACTTCATGCCGGCTTTGCAGAGATTCTCCAGGATAAAGTGACGATCATGGCAGAGATTGTCGAATGGCCGAGCGAGATCGATGTGGAGAGAGCGGAAGAAGCTCGCCATAGAGCGGAAGAACGTTTGAACTCAAAAACACCGGAGACGGATGTGATGAGGGCGGAGACTGCTCTGCAGCGAGCGATTGCACGTATTAATGTAGTTAAATAA
- the atpD gene encoding F0F1 ATP synthase subunit beta yields MAEVNSGKITQIIGAVLDIKFSEGKLPEINEAIRIPTKDGGKLIVEVAQHLGDDTVKCIAMGSTDGLVRGMEAIATGGPITVPVGENTLGRIFNVLGEPIDNKPEPTGVGHEPIHRPAPAFEEQATETELLETGIKVVDLLCPYQKGGKIGLFGGAGVGKTVLIQELIRNIATEHGGYSVFTGVGERTREGNDLYHEMQESGVIDKTTMVFGQMNEPPGARMRVGLTGLTMAEYFRDKGGKDVLLFIDNIFRFTQAGSEVSALLGRMPSAVGYQPTLQTEMGALQERITSTKNGSITSVQAVYVPADDLTDPAPATTFAHLDATTVLSRSIVELGIYPAVDPLESTSRILDPRIVGEEHYQVARGVQEILQKYKELQDIIAILGMDELSEDDKLVVSRARKVQRFLSQPFFVAGQFTGLEGKYVPINETIRGFREIIEGKHDDIPESHFLNAGTIDDVLARVK; encoded by the coding sequence ATGGCAGAAGTAAACAGCGGAAAGATCACTCAGATCATCGGTGCTGTCCTGGATATTAAGTTCAGCGAGGGAAAACTTCCCGAGATCAACGAAGCGATCCGTATTCCGACGAAAGACGGCGGAAAACTGATCGTGGAAGTAGCACAGCATCTGGGTGACGACACAGTGAAATGTATTGCCATGGGTTCTACCGACGGCCTTGTGAGAGGGATGGAAGCGATTGCAACCGGAGGACCAATTACGGTGCCGGTCGGCGAAAATACGCTGGGACGTATTTTCAACGTGTTGGGAGAGCCTATTGATAATAAACCCGAGCCGACAGGCGTGGGACATGAACCGATTCACAGACCTGCTCCGGCATTTGAGGAACAGGCAACAGAGACGGAACTTCTGGAAACGGGAATCAAAGTCGTCGATCTGCTCTGCCCTTATCAGAAGGGTGGTAAGATTGGATTGTTCGGCGGTGCCGGTGTAGGAAAAACCGTGTTGATTCAGGAGCTGATTCGTAATATTGCGACAGAACACGGCGGATATTCCGTATTTACCGGTGTAGGAGAGCGAACGAGAGAAGGAAACGATCTTTATCATGAGATGCAGGAATCGGGCGTAATCGATAAAACGACAATGGTGTTTGGCCAGATGAACGAGCCGCCCGGAGCAAGAATGAGAGTCGGACTGACAGGACTGACGATGGCGGAGTACTTCCGGGATAAAGGCGGCAAGGATGTGCTGCTCTTTATTGACAATATTTTCCGTTTCACACAGGCTGGCTCCGAAGTGTCTGCATTGCTTGGGCGTATGCCCTCTGCCGTTGGTTATCAGCCGACGCTGCAGACGGAGATGGGCGCTCTGCAGGAGCGTATCACATCCACGAAAAACGGTTCCATCACGTCCGTACAGGCAGTCTATGTGCCGGCCGATGACTTAACGGACCCGGCTCCGGCAACGACTTTTGCGCATCTGGATGCGACGACTGTGTTGTCGCGTTCGATCGTGGAGCTTGGTATTTATCCGGCAGTTGATCCGTTGGAGTCCACATCGAGAATTCTTGACCCGCGTATCGTTGGAGAAGAGCATTATCAGGTAGCCCGCGGAGTACAGGAAATTCTGCAGAAGTACAAAGAGTTACAGGATATTATTGCCATTCTTGGTATGGATGAACTTTCAGAAGACGATAAACTGGTAGTAAGCAGGGCGAGAAAGGTGCAGAGATTTTTGTCTCAGCCATTCTTCGTGGCAGGACAGTTTACCGGTCTGGAAGGAAAGTATGTGCCGATTAATGAGACAATTCGTGGTTTCAGAGAGATCATTGAAGGAAAACATGATGATATTCCGGAAAGCCATTTCCTGAACGCAGGAACGATTGATGATGTATTAGCCCGCGTGAAGTAA
- the atpG gene encoding ATP synthase F1 subunit gamma: MASMIDIKRRKVSIQSTQQITKAMKLVSTVKLQRAKGRAEQSKAYFDCMYETVTSMLAKTGHSDHPYLKAGETGKKAVIVVTSNRGLAGGYNSNVIKLVTKGDFKKEDLAIYAVGKKGRDTLARYGYEIKGDFSDMIEEPQYPDAVRLANQLLAAYADGEINEIYLAYTVFKNTVSHVPTLLKLLPVEAGTERDKGSDEERQVPMNFEPEDDEALDLIIPKYVTSLIYGGLVESAASENGARMQAMDSATSNAEEMINNLTLLYNRARQGSITQELTEIIAGAEAIS, translated from the coding sequence ATGGCCTCGATGATAGACATAAAAAGACGTAAAGTCAGTATTCAGAGTACCCAGCAGATTACCAAAGCCATGAAGCTTGTTTCCACGGTTAAGCTCCAGAGGGCGAAAGGCCGTGCAGAACAGTCAAAAGCATATTTTGACTGTATGTATGAAACCGTTACATCTATGCTTGCAAAGACAGGTCACAGCGATCATCCATACTTGAAAGCAGGAGAAACCGGAAAAAAGGCAGTGATCGTCGTTACTTCGAACAGAGGCCTTGCAGGCGGTTATAATTCCAACGTGATCAAATTAGTCACCAAAGGGGATTTCAAAAAGGAAGATCTGGCGATCTATGCAGTGGGCAAGAAAGGACGTGACACCCTTGCCCGCTATGGGTATGAGATCAAAGGAGATTTTTCCGACATGATCGAGGAACCGCAATATCCTGATGCGGTACGTCTTGCCAATCAATTATTGGCGGCGTATGCGGACGGCGAGATCAATGAGATCTATCTGGCATACACCGTATTTAAAAATACGGTCAGCCATGTGCCGACGCTTTTGAAGCTGCTTCCGGTGGAAGCGGGGACAGAGCGCGATAAAGGCAGTGATGAGGAAAGACAGGTTCCGATGAACTTTGAGCCGGAGGACGACGAGGCGCTGGATCTGATCATTCCCAAATATGTGACGAGTCTGATCTATGGCGGCCTGGTAGAATCGGCGGCCAGCGAGAACGGTGCGAGAATGCAGGCAATGGATTCGGCAACGAGCAATGCTGAAGAAATGATCAACAACCTGACACTTCTGTATAACAGGGCAAGACAGGGCTCTATTACACAGGAATTGACGGAAATTATAGCTGGTGCGGAAGCGATCAGTTAA